A region of Arabidopsis thaliana chromosome 5, partial sequence DNA encodes the following proteins:
- the PRH75 gene encoding DEAD box RNA helicase (PRH75) (PRH75; FUNCTIONS IN: DEAD/H-box RNA helicase binding, ATP-dependent helicase activity; INVOLVED IN: RNA metabolic process; LOCATED IN: nucleolus, nucleus; EXPRESSED IN: 24 plant structures; EXPRESSED DURING: 13 growth stages; CONTAINS InterPro DOMAIN/s: DNA/RNA helicase, DEAD/DEAH box type, N-terminal (InterPro:IPR011545), RNA helicase, ATP-dependent, DEAD-box, conserved site (InterPro:IPR000629), GUCT (InterPro:IPR012562), RNA helicase, DEAD-box type, Q motif (InterPro:IPR014014), DEAD-like helicase, N-terminal (InterPro:IPR014001), DNA/RNA helicase, C-terminal (InterPro:IPR001650), Helicase, superfamily 1/2, ATP-binding domain (InterPro:IPR014021); BEST Arabidopsis thaliana protein match is: DEAD box RNA helicase (RH3) (TAIR:AT5G26742.2); Has 57587 Blast hits to 49572 proteins in 3210 species: Archae - 795; Bacteria - 24538; Metazoa - 10953; Fungi - 6002; Plants - 4052; Viruses - 90; Other Eukaryotes - 11157 (source: NCBI BLink).), with translation MPSLMLSDKKEEKKMKKKMALDTPELDSKKGKKEQKLKLSDSDEEESEKKKSKKKDKKRKASEEEDEVKSDSSSEKKKSSKKVKLGVEDVEVDNPNAVSKFRISAPLREKLKANGIEALFPIQASTFDMVLDGADLVGRARTGQGKTLAFVLPILESLVNGPAKSKRKMGYGRSPSVLVLLPTRELAKQVAADFDAYGGSLGLSSCCLYGGDSYPVQEGKLKRGVDIVVGTPGRIKDHIERQNLDFSYLQFRVLDEADEMLRMGFVEDVELILGKVEDSTKVQTLLFSATLPSWVKNISNRFLKRDQKTIDLVGNDKMKASNSVRHIAIPCNKAAMARLIPDIISCYSSGGQTIIFAETKVQVSELSGLLDGSRALHGEIPQSQREVTLAGFRNGKFATLVATNVAARGLDINDVQLIIQCEPPREVEAYIHRSGRTGRAGNTGVAVTLYDSRKSSVSRIEKEAGIKFEHLAAPQPDEIARSGGMEAAEKVKQVCDSVVPAFLEAAKELLETSGLSAEVLLAKALAKTAGFTEIKKRSLLTSMENYVTLHLEAGKPIYSPSFVYGLLRRVLPDDKVEMIEGLSLTADKTGAVFDVKQSDLDLFIAGAQKSAGSMSLEVVKVMPKLQEREPLPQKRFGGGGRGNRFGGGGGNRFGGGGGRGRGGSGGRGQRY, from the exons ATGCCTTCCCTAATGTTATCTGAtaagaaagaggagaagaagatgaagaagaagatggcttTGGATACCCCAGAGCTTGATTCTAAGAAGGGGAAGAAGGAGCAGAAGCTGAAACTATCTGATTCGGATGAAGAAGagtcggagaagaagaagagtaagaagaaggaTAAGAAGCGTAAGGCTTCCGAGGAGGAGGATGAAGTGAAGAGCGATTCAAgctcggagaagaagaagagcagcAAGAAGGTTAAGTTGGGCGTTGAGGATGTTGAAGTTGATAACCCTAATGCTGTTTCTAAGTTTCGGATTTCTGCGCCTTTGAGGGAGAAGCTTAAGGCGAATGGTATTGAAGCTCTTTTCCCGATTCAGGCTTCCACGTTTGATATGGTTCTCGATGGTGCTGATTTAGTTGGACGGGCTCGTACTGGTCAG GGTAAAACATTGGCTTTTGTGTTGCCTATATTGGAATCTTTGGTTAATGGACCTGCCAAAAGCAAAAGGAAGATGGGATATGGCAGGTCACCAAGTGTTTTGGTCCTTTTACCGACCAGAGAATTGGCCAAGCAG GTGGCTGCTGACTTTGATGCATATGGAGGATCACTTGGGTTAAGTTCATGTTGTCTCTATGGAGGTGATAGCTATCCAGTTCAGGAGGGTAAATTAAAGAGAGGTGTTGACATTGTAGTTGGAACCCCTGGTCGTATTAAG GATCATATTGAAAGACAAAACCTTGATTTCAGCTATTTACAATTCCGTGTTCTTGATGAAGCTGATGAAATGTTGAGGATGGGATTTGTTGAGGATGTTGAACTTATTTTAG GGAAAGTGGAGGATTCTACTAAAGTCCAGACTCTTCTCTTCAGTGCTACTTTGCCATCATGGGTGAAAAAT ATCTCTAACAGGTTTCTTAAAAGAGACCAGAAGACTATTGATCTTGTTGGTAATGATAAAATGAAGGCCAGTAATAGTGTTCGACACATTGCTATTCCTTGTAATAAGGCAGCCATGGCTCGGTTGATTCCTGATATTATCAGTTGCTATAGCAG TGGAGGCCAAACTATTATTTTCGCTGAAACTAAAGTTCAAGTTTCTGAGCTTTCTGGTTTGTTGGATGGATCAAGAGCCTTGCATGGTGAAATACCTCAATCACAACGTGAG GTTACTCTTGCTGGATTTAGGAATGGCAAGTTTGCAACATTGGTGGCTACAAATGTTGCTGCTCGTGGTCTAGATATCAATGATGTGCAGTTAATTATCCAG TGTGAGCCTCCACGTGAAGTTGAAGCATATATTCATCGTTCAGGCCGAACAGGAAGAGCTG gCAACACAGGAGTTGCGGTTACACTCTACGATTCTAGAAAGTCGAGTGTATCCAGGATCGAAAAAGAAGCTGGTATCAAATTTGAGCACCTTGCTGCACCTCAACCTGATGAAATTGCCAGATCTGGTGGTATGGAAGCTGCTGAGAAAGTTAAACAAGTGTGTGACAG TGTGGTTCCTGCATTCCTTGAAGCTGCCAAGGAATTATTAGAAACTTCTGGTTTATCAGCTGAAGTACTCCTCGCAAAAGCTCTTGCAAAAACTGCG GGCTTCACTGAGATAAAGAAAAGGTCACTTCTTACATCAATGGAGAACTATGTGACACTACATCTTGAAGCAGGGAAACCAATATACTCGCCATC ATTTGTTTATGGACTGCTAAGGAGAGTTTTACCGGATGACAAGGTGGAAATGATTGAAGGGTTATCTCTAACAGCAGATAAAACAGGAGCTGTGTTCGATGTTAAGCAATCAGATCTAGACTTGTTCATTGCAGGAGCACAAAAGAGTGCTGGAAGTATGAGTTTGGAAGTGGTTAAGGTGATGCCTAAACTCCAGGAGAGAGAACCATTGCCACAAAAAAGATTCGGTGGTGGTGGCAGAGGAAATCggtttggtggtggtggaggaaaTCGGTttggcggtggtggtggcagaggaagaggaggcAGTGGTGGTAGAGGCCAGAGATATTGA
- the CXE20 gene encoding carboxyesterase 20 (carboxyesterase 20 (CXE20); INVOLVED IN: metabolic process; LOCATED IN: cellular_component unknown; EXPRESSED IN: root, flower; EXPRESSED DURING: petal differentiation and expansion stage; CONTAINS InterPro DOMAIN/s: Alpha/beta hydrolase fold-3 (InterPro:IPR013094); BEST Arabidopsis thaliana protein match is: alpha/beta-Hydrolases superfamily protein (TAIR:AT2G45600.1); Has 9350 Blast hits to 9331 proteins in 1590 species: Archae - 113; Bacteria - 5436; Metazoa - 449; Fungi - 960; Plants - 1345; Viruses - 3; Other Eukaryotes - 1044 (source: NCBI BLink).): protein MSEPSPIADPYAYLNIVNNPDGSITRDLSNFPCTAATPDPSPLNPAVSKDLPVNQLKSTWLRLYLPSSAVNEGNVSSQKLPIVVYYHGGGFILCSVDMQLFHDFCSEVARDLNAIVVSPSYRLAPEHRLPAAYDDGVEALDWIKTSDDEWIKSHADFSNVFLMGTSAGGNLAYNVGLRSVDSVSDLSPLQIRGLILHHPFFGGEERSESEIRLMNDQVCPPIVTDVMWDLSLPVGVDRDHEYSNPTVGDGSEKLEKIGRLRWKVMMIGGEDDPMIDLQKDVAKLMKKKGVEVVEHYTGGHVHGAEIRDPSKRKTLFLSIKNFIFSVL, encoded by the coding sequence atgtccGAACCAAGTCCAATCGCTGATCCTTATGCTTATCTTAACATCGTAAATAATCCAGATGGTTCAATCACTCGCGACCTCAGCAACTTCCCCTGCACCGCAGCTACACCTGATCCTTCCCCACTAAACCCCGCCGTTTCAAAAGATCTTCCCGTTAACCAATTAAAGTCAACGTGGCTCCGTCTCTACCTTCCCTCCTCCGCCGTCAACGAGGGTAACGTTTCGTCTCAGAAACTCCCCATTGTTGTGTATTACCATGGCGGAGGATTCATCCTCTGCAGCGTCGATATGCAACTCTTCCACGATTTCTGCTCCGAGGTGGCTCGTGATCTCAACGCCATCGTCGTATCTCCTTCGTACCGATTAGCTCCAGAGCATCGATTACCGGCGGCGTATGACGACGGAGTTGAGGCGTTGGATTGGATTAAAACCTCCGACGATGAGTGGATCAAATCTCACGCCGATTTCTCAAATGTGTTTCTTATGGGAACTAGCGCCGGAGGGAATTTGGCTTACAACGTCGGACTAAGATCCGTCGATTCCGTCTCCGATCTGAGTCCGTTACAGATCCGTGGATTGATTCTACACCATCCATTCTTCGGCGGAGAAGAGCGAAGTGAATCTGAGATTAGACTTATGAACGATCAGGTTTGTCCTCCCATAGTCACCGATGTAATGTGGGATCTGTCTCTTCCCGTCGGCGTTGACCGAGATCATGAGTATTCGAATCCGACGGTTGGAGATGGATCGGAGAAGTTGGAAAAAATCGGACGGTTGAGATGgaaagtgatgatgattggAGGAGAGGATGATCCGATGATAGATCTGCAGAAAGATGTGGCAaagctgatgaagaagaaaggagtaGAAGTGGTGGAGCATTATACCGGCGGCCATGTTCACGGTGCTGAAATCAGAGATCCTTCTAAACgtaaaactctgtttctttccaTCAAAAACTTCATATTCTCTGTtctgtaa
- a CDS encoding Embryo-specific protein 3, (ATS3) (Embryo-specific protein 3, (ATS3); CONTAINS InterPro DOMAIN/s: Lipase/lipooxygenase, PLAT/LH2 (InterPro:IPR008976), Embryo-specific 3 (InterPro:IPR010417); BEST Arabidopsis thaliana protein match is: seed gene 3 (TAIR:AT5G07190.1); Has 13635 Blast hits to 5538 proteins in 466 species: Archae - 12; Bacteria - 1109; Metazoa - 3835; Fungi - 1100; Plants - 4139; Viruses - 1069; Other Eukaryotes - 2371 (source: NCBI BLink).) — MECSLSSILLLLVLCFTHPIPSLTFEPLISSLDLHEEESCPYTVIVTTSCFSPDWSRDQVTIALGDADDNQVVAPRLDKPLSGGGGFEKCSSDTFQVKGKCLNTICSVYIYRSGTDGWIPETVEIYKEGSKSVKFDFNKNVPENIWYGNNYCNNTDLPPPSPDFPPFSPSIPPPSPPYFPPEPPSIPPPPPPSPPSAASGRGSGQSLVVAFAAFVFAFAAVVV; from the exons atgGAGTGCTCTCTCTCATCCATCCTCCTTCTCCTTGTACTCTGCTTCACTCATCCCATTCCTTCTCTAACCTTCGAGCCACTAATCTCTTCTCTTGATCttcatgaagaagaaagctgcCCTTACACTGTAATTGTTACCACAAGCTGTTTCTCTCCTGATTGGTCTAGAGATCAGGTCACTATCGCTTTGGGTGACGCCGACGATAACCAG gTGGTCGCACCGAGACTAGACAAACCGCTAAGTGGAGGAGGTGGTTTTGAGAAATGTTCATCGGACACATTCCAAGTCAAAGGTAAATGTCTCAACACTATCTGCTCCGTCTACATCTACCGTTCCGGTACCGACGGCTGGATCCCGGAGACCGTCGAGATATACAAGGAAGGTTCCAAATCCGTGAAATTCGATTTCAACAAGAACGTCCCTGAAAACATTTGGTACGGAAACAACTATTGTAACAACACCGATTTGCCACCGCCTTCCCCGGATTTCCCTCCGTTTTCTCCATCCATCCCACCGCCTTCACCACCTTATTTTCCTCCTGAACCACCTTCAATCccgccgccaccaccaccatcaccgcCGTCTGCTGCCTCTGGACGTGGAAGTGGTCAGAGTTTGGTTGTTGCGTTTGCTGCGTTTGTGTTTGCGTTTGCGGCTGTGGTTGTTTGA
- a CDS encoding Embryo-specific protein 3, (ATS3) (Embryo-specific protein 3, (ATS3); FUNCTIONS IN: molecular_function unknown; INVOLVED IN: biological_process unknown; LOCATED IN: plasma membrane, anchored to membrane; EXPRESSED IN: 24 plant structures; EXPRESSED DURING: 13 growth stages; CONTAINS InterPro DOMAIN/s: Lipase/lipooxygenase, PLAT/LH2 (InterPro:IPR008976), Embryo-specific 3 (InterPro:IPR010417); BEST Arabidopsis thaliana protein match is: Embryo-specific protein 3, (ATS3) (TAIR:AT2G41475.1); Has 109 Blast hits to 109 proteins in 16 species: Archae - 0; Bacteria - 0; Metazoa - 0; Fungi - 0; Plants - 109; Viruses - 0; Other Eukaryotes - 0 (source: NCBI BLink).): MASVRLFFTLISFVFIISTSVYESKVLDPPHVAESFNVSLIQKLGNTCAYTVIISTSCSSTRYTRDQISVAFGDGYGNQIYAPRLDDPSTKTFEQCSSDTFQINGPCTYQICYVYLYRSGPDGWIPNTVKIYSHGSKAVTFPYNTYVPESVWYGFNYCNSASDSNVLAIGLRRSVIILLGFVVAGTTLLL; the protein is encoded by the exons ATGGCGTCCGTACGACTCTTCTTCACTTTAATCTCCTTCGTCTTCATTATATCCACCTCTGTTTACGAATCAAAAGTATTGGATCCTCCTCACGTCGCTGAATCATTCAACGTTAGCCTCATCCAG AAATTGGGGAATACTTGTGCTTACACAGTGATCATCTCGACGAGCTGTTCGTCGACTAGGTACACGCGCGATCAGATCAGCGTCGCTTTCGGCGATGGCTATGGTAACCAG ATATACGCACCAAGGCTTGATGATCCATCTACAAAAACGTTTGAGCAATGTTCATCAGATACATTTCAGATAAACGGACCATGTACATACCAGATATGCTATGTATATCTCTACAGGTCTGGTCCAGATGGTTGGATCCCAAACACTGTAAAGATATATAGCCATGGCTCTAAAGCGGTCACCTTCCCATATAACACATATGTTCCTGAGAGTGTATGGTATGGTTTCAATTACTGCAACAGCGCCTCAGATTCTAATGTCCTTGCCATTGGTCTCAGAAGGAGCGTGATCATACTCCTAGGTTTTGTTGTCGCCGGTACCACATTGCTCTTGTAA
- the GT18 gene encoding glycosyltransferase 18 (glycosyltransferase 18 (GT18); FUNCTIONS IN: catalytic activity; LOCATED IN: chloroplast, membrane; EXPRESSED IN: 23 plant structures; EXPRESSED DURING: 13 growth stages; CONTAINS InterPro DOMAIN/s: Exostosin-like (InterPro:IPR004263); BEST Arabidopsis thaliana protein match is: Exostosin family protein (TAIR:AT2G20370.1); Has 691 Blast hits to 690 proteins in 30 species: Archae - 0; Bacteria - 0; Metazoa - 6; Fungi - 0; Plants - 667; Viruses - 0; Other Eukaryotes - 18 (source: NCBI BLink).), with translation MLPVSNPSSPEHLLKKSRTPDSTTSIDRKNSFNSLHSVGNRSSYIAASRSHCTWLILSLLSLQLILFLTLRSIPFPHRHIPENFPSPAAVVTTTVTTTVISAASSNPPLSSSSSDERCDSGRVFVYDMPKIFNEVILQQCDNLNPWSSRCDALSNDGFGQEATSLSNVIPKDLVQSWFWTDQFVTEIIFHNRILNHRCRTLDPESATAFYIPFYAGLAVGQYLWSNYAAADRDRHCKMMTQWVKNQPYWNRSNGWDHFITMGRITWDFRRSKDEDWGSNCIYIPGMRNITRLLIERNSWDHFDVGVPYPTGFHPRSDSDVVNWQDFVRNRRRETLFCFAGAPRAGIVNDFRGLLLRHCEESRGKCRTVDCTVGKCSNGSSAILETFLGSDFCLQPRGDSFTRRSIFDCMLAGSIPVFFWRRSAYMQYQWFLPDKPDSYSVFIDRNEVTNGTTSIKEVLERYSKEDVRKMRERVIDLIPNLVYAKSPNGLETFKDAFDVAIDGVFRRFKEQEKWYKWR, from the coding sequence ATGCTTCCTGTCTCAAATCCTTCCAGTCCTGAACATCTCCTCAAAAAATCCAGAACCCCAGACTCCACCACCTCCATTGATCGTAAGAACTCATTTAACTCGCTTCACTCGGTCGGAAACCGCTCTTCCTACATCGCCGCTTCTCGTAGCCACTGCACATGGCTGATCCTCTCTCTTCTATCTCTCCAACTGATCCTCTTCCTCACTCTCCGATCCATCCCTTTTCCTCACCGTCACATCCCCGAAAACTTCCCTTCTCCCGCCGCCGTCGTCACCACCACCGTCACAACCACCGTCATTTCTGCCGCCTCTTCCAATCCCCCTCTCTCATCCTCCTCATCTGACGAACGATGCGATTCAGGTCGAGTCTTCGTCTACGACATGCCAAAGATCTTCAACGAAGTGATTCTACAACAGTGTGATAATCTCAATCCATGGAGCTCTCGCTGCGACGCACTTTCTAACGACGGGTTTGGTCAAGAAGCGACGTCGTTAAGCAACGTGATCCCTAAAGATTTGGTTCAATCATGGTTTTGGACTGACCAATTCGTAACCGAAATTATTTTCCATAACCGGATTTTAAACCACCGGTGTCGGACTTTGGATCCGGAATCAGCTACGGCGTTTTATATACCGTTCTACGCTGGACTCGCAGTTGGTCAATATTTATGGTCAAATTACGCAGCGGCTGATCGTGACCGTCATTGTAAGATGATGACACAGTGGGTCAAAAATCAACCTTATTGGAATAGATCCAACGGTTGGGATCATTTCATTACTATGGGACGCATCACATGGGATTTTCGCAGGTCTAAAGACGAAGATTGGGGATCTAACTGTATTTATATCCCTGGTATGCGTAACATCACGCGCCTCCTTATTGAGCGTAACTCTTGGGATCATTTTGACGTCGGTGTACCGTACCCTACCGGATTCCACCCTAGATCGGACTCCGACGTCGTGAATTGGCAAGATTTTGTTCGGAATCGACGTCGTGAGACGTTGTTCTGTTTCGCTGGAGCTCCACGCGCCGGGATTGTGAATGATTTTAGAGGATTGCTTCTCCGTCACTGTGAGGAATCGCGTGGGAAGTGTCGGACGGTGGATTGTACCGTCGGGAAATGCTCGAATGGTTCGTCGGCGATTTTGGAGACGTTTCTCGGGTCTGATTTTTGTCTCCAGCCACGAGGAGATAGCTTCACACGCCGGTCGATATTTGATTGTATGTTGGCCGGTTCGATTCCGGTTTTCTTTTGGAGACGAAGCGCTTACATGCAGTATCAGTGGTTTTTACCGGATAAACCGGATAGTTATTCGGTTTTTATAGACCGGAACGAGGTAACAAACGGCACGACGTCTATAAAGGAAGTGTTGGAACGGTATAGCAAAGAAGATGTgaggaagatgagagaaagagTGATTGATTTGATACCGAATTTGGTTTACGCTAAGTCTCCGAATGGGTTAGAGACTTTCAAAGACGCTTTTGATGTGGCGATAGATGGAGTTTTTAGGAGATTCAAGGAGCAAGAGAAATGGTAcaaatggagatga